One genomic window of Mesorhizobium shangrilense includes the following:
- a CDS encoding branched-chain amino acid ABC transporter permease, with product MFYRENGQLKTSYEADQQIFPIAQDRWAIVGLVAFAIVGVPLLADEYTFSAILIPFLILSLAALGVNILVGYCGQISMGSGAFMAVGAYAAYNTLVRVDGMPLLLALLSGGFFATVVGMFFGIPSLRVKGLYLAVATLAAQFLSDWAFLRIPWFTNYSTSGSVMVSELQMFGWRIDTAVEKYLFCLGFLIVFAVLAKNLVRSAIGREWMAVRDMDVAAAVIGIRITYAKLSAFAVSSFIIGVAGALWGFVHLGAWEPAAFGLDRSFQLLFIVIIGGMGSIMGSFFGAAFIVVLPIALSQALPALGSLAGIAVSTAAVSHAEFMIFGALIVWFLIVEPHGLARLWSTGKQKLRLWPFPH from the coding sequence ATGTTCTACAGAGAAAACGGTCAGCTCAAGACCTCCTATGAGGCCGACCAGCAGATTTTCCCGATTGCGCAGGACCGGTGGGCGATCGTCGGTCTGGTCGCCTTCGCCATCGTCGGCGTGCCGCTGCTGGCCGATGAATACACCTTCAGCGCCATTCTCATCCCGTTCCTGATCCTGTCCCTGGCGGCGCTCGGCGTGAACATACTGGTGGGCTATTGCGGGCAGATCTCCATGGGATCGGGCGCCTTCATGGCCGTCGGCGCCTACGCAGCCTACAACACGCTGGTGCGGGTCGACGGCATGCCGTTGCTGCTGGCGCTGCTCTCGGGCGGCTTCTTCGCCACGGTCGTCGGCATGTTCTTCGGCATTCCCAGCCTGCGGGTCAAAGGCCTCTACCTAGCCGTGGCGACGCTTGCCGCGCAGTTCCTGTCCGACTGGGCGTTCCTGCGGATTCCATGGTTCACCAACTATTCGACGTCCGGCTCGGTGATGGTGTCGGAGCTGCAGATGTTCGGCTGGCGCATCGACACCGCCGTGGAGAAGTATCTCTTCTGCCTCGGCTTTCTCATCGTGTTCGCCGTCCTGGCCAAGAACCTCGTGCGCAGCGCGATCGGGCGCGAGTGGATGGCCGTGCGCGACATGGATGTCGCCGCCGCCGTCATCGGCATTCGCATCACCTACGCCAAGCTCAGCGCATTCGCCGTCAGTTCCTTCATCATCGGCGTGGCCGGGGCGCTGTGGGGTTTCGTGCATCTGGGCGCATGGGAACCGGCGGCCTTCGGCCTGGACCGCTCTTTCCAGCTGCTCTTCATCGTCATCATCGGCGGCATGGGCTCGATCATGGGCAGCTTCTTCGGCGCCGCCTTCATCGTGGTGTTGCCGATCGCCTTGAGCCAGGCGCTTCCCGCACTGGGCAGCCTTGCCGGCATCGCGGTCTCGACGGCTGCCGTCTCGCATGCCGAGTTCATGATCTTCGGCGCGCTCATCGTGTGGTTCCTGATCGTGGAGCCGCATGGCCTCGCCAGGCTTTGGAGCACAGGCAAGCAGAAGCTGCGCCTATGGCCGTTTCCACACTGA
- a CDS encoding carbohydrate ABC transporter permease gives MHAATLPQSGRRKPWLSHDDSSAFILLLPVAAVLFAVAVFPIIYSFYISLFDLKLTRPHRVPFVGLDNYFTVLTDQHFWDAVSRTVMFSVTSVLAISVIALLVALLLNEDFPGRKLLSAVLLIPWAIPYVANALMWKWIYDSNYGALNGILYQLDFIDRYMVWLGDSDKTLMLIANAFVWKEVPLAAILLLVTMKSIPADLYSAAKVDGANGLRRFFHVTLPALKPGFMLVILYESMMAIRHFDLFFILTEGGPADASHVVAWRIYVETFRNLSFGTGAAMSYILAIATLALSYVVIRSLGKRV, from the coding sequence TTGCACGCAGCCACCCTTCCACAATCCGGCAGGCGAAAGCCCTGGCTGTCGCATGACGACAGCAGCGCTTTCATCCTGTTGCTGCCCGTTGCCGCGGTTCTGTTTGCGGTGGCGGTCTTCCCGATCATCTATTCGTTCTACATCAGCCTGTTCGACCTGAAGCTGACGCGTCCGCATCGCGTGCCGTTCGTCGGGCTGGACAACTACTTCACCGTCCTGACCGACCAGCATTTCTGGGATGCGGTCAGCCGCACCGTGATGTTCTCGGTCACGTCGGTTCTGGCGATTTCCGTCATCGCCCTCTTGGTCGCCCTGCTCCTCAACGAGGACTTTCCGGGCCGCAAGCTGCTGAGCGCAGTGCTTCTCATCCCGTGGGCGATTCCCTATGTCGCCAATGCGCTGATGTGGAAGTGGATCTACGATTCCAACTACGGCGCGCTGAACGGCATCCTCTATCAGCTGGATTTCATCGATCGCTACATGGTCTGGCTGGGCGATTCCGACAAGACGTTGATGCTGATCGCCAATGCGTTCGTCTGGAAGGAAGTGCCGCTCGCCGCGATCCTCCTTCTGGTGACGATGAAGAGCATCCCCGCCGATCTCTATTCGGCCGCGAAGGTCGACGGCGCCAACGGGCTGCGCCGCTTCTTCCATGTGACGCTGCCGGCGCTGAAGCCGGGCTTCATGCTGGTCATCCTCTACGAGAGCATGATGGCGATCCGGCATTTCGACCTGTTCTTCATCCTGACCGAGGGTGGTCCGGCAGACGCCAGCCATGTCGTGGCGTGGCGGATCTACGTCGAGACGTTCCGCAACCTCTCCTTCGGGACGGGTGCAGCCATGTCCTACATCCTCGCCATTGCGACGCTGGCCTTGTCCTATGTCGTGATCCGTTCGCTCGGAAAGAGGGTCTGA
- a CDS encoding ABC transporter substrate-binding protein, which yields MRLGTTLLAAAVMAAGLSTSLTPPAFAQEQTQFFPLLVFRTGPYAPSGVPWANGFVDYYKLVNARGGINGVKVVWEECETSYATDRGVECYERLKGKNGGATLFQTMSTGITFALTEKAPGDGIPILTPGYGRSDSADGSVFKWNFPLTGTHAASADTQLQYVASLVGGLDKLQGKKITLLYHDSPYGKEAIPILQKRAEMHGFELTMIPVTHPGVEQKSAWLQIRQGRPDYVLLWGWGVMNSTALKEAQATGYPRDKIVGVWPSGSEADAKGVNGAEGYSAVLLQPGSSSDSQVVKDILELVHAKGEGSGPQEEVGEAVYMRGVVNAMLSVEGVRAAQEKFGVGKTATPEQARWGYENLDLTQEKLDALGFHDVMREVKTSCTDHMGSSWARAYVWDGAKWKLGSDTWFQADMSILDPLVKASGDAYAAEKKLERRGADDCQS from the coding sequence ATGAGACTTGGAACTACCCTACTGGCCGCAGCCGTGATGGCCGCGGGCCTGTCGACGTCGCTGACGCCACCGGCATTCGCGCAGGAGCAGACGCAGTTCTTTCCGCTGCTGGTGTTCCGCACCGGGCCCTATGCGCCGAGCGGCGTGCCATGGGCGAACGGCTTCGTCGACTACTACAAGCTGGTCAACGCCAGGGGCGGCATCAATGGCGTCAAGGTGGTCTGGGAGGAGTGTGAAACCAGCTACGCGACCGACCGCGGCGTGGAGTGCTACGAGCGCCTGAAGGGCAAGAACGGCGGCGCCACGCTCTTCCAGACCATGTCCACCGGCATCACCTTCGCGCTGACCGAAAAGGCCCCCGGCGACGGGATCCCGATCCTGACGCCCGGCTACGGCCGCAGCGACAGCGCCGACGGCAGCGTCTTCAAGTGGAACTTCCCGCTGACCGGCACGCATGCCGCCTCGGCCGATACGCAGCTGCAATATGTCGCCAGCCTGGTCGGCGGCCTCGACAAGCTGCAGGGCAAGAAGATCACGCTGCTCTACCACGACAGCCCCTATGGCAAGGAGGCCATTCCGATCCTGCAGAAGCGTGCGGAGATGCACGGCTTCGAGCTGACCATGATCCCGGTCACCCATCCGGGCGTGGAGCAGAAATCCGCATGGCTGCAGATCCGCCAGGGCCGCCCGGACTACGTGCTGCTGTGGGGCTGGGGCGTCATGAACAGCACCGCCCTGAAGGAGGCGCAGGCGACCGGCTACCCGCGCGACAAGATCGTCGGCGTCTGGCCGTCGGGCTCGGAGGCGGACGCCAAGGGCGTCAACGGCGCCGAAGGCTACAGCGCGGTCCTGCTGCAGCCCGGCTCGAGCAGCGACTCGCAGGTCGTCAAGGACATCCTTGAACTCGTCCATGCCAAGGGCGAGGGCAGCGGCCCGCAGGAAGAAGTGGGCGAGGCCGTCTACATGCGCGGCGTCGTCAACGCCATGCTGTCCGTCGAAGGGGTGCGCGCGGCTCAGGAAAAGTTCGGCGTCGGCAAGACGGCGACGCCCGAACAGGCCCGCTGGGGGTATGAGAACCTCGACCTGACCCAGGAGAAGCTCGACGCGCTTGGCTTCCACGACGTGATGCGCGAGGTCAAAACCTCCTGCACCGACCATATGGGGTCTTCCTGGGCGCGCGCGTATGTCTGGGACGGAGCCAAGTGGAAGCTTGGTTCGGACACGTGGTTCCAGGCGGACATGAGCATCCTCGATCCGCTCGTCAAGGCGTCGGGCGACGCTTACGCCGCCGAGAAGAAGCTGGAGCGGCGGGGAGCAGACGACTGCCAGTCGTGA
- a CDS encoding NIPSNAP family protein — protein sequence MIYEMRTYQVAPGRAAEFLAFYEAEGLGIISKYAKLIGCWVKESGVLNSVVFIWAYEDFGHRTQQRAKLGQDDEWKIFIPKMLPYLVHQESVFMNPAAFSPN from the coding sequence ATGATCTACGAGATGAGGACCTATCAGGTCGCGCCGGGAAGGGCGGCGGAATTTCTTGCGTTCTACGAAGCTGAGGGGCTGGGCATCATCAGCAAGTACGCGAAGCTGATCGGCTGCTGGGTGAAGGAAAGCGGCGTTCTGAACTCGGTTGTCTTCATCTGGGCCTACGAGGATTTCGGCCATCGCACCCAGCAGCGCGCCAAGCTTGGGCAGGATGACGAGTGGAAGATCTTCATTCCAAAAATGCTCCCCTACCTGGTCCACCAGGAAAGCGTTTTCATGAACCCGGCCGCGTTCTCGCCGAACTGA
- a CDS encoding ABC transporter ATP-binding protein: MARIQFKGITKNYAGGVIAVDTLDLEIRDREFLVLLGPSGCGKSTTLNMIAGLEDPTSGELWFDDLDVTFLPPHKRDVAMVFQSYALYPHKNVYENIAFGLRMRKVANDEIERRVRDAARKLEIEHLLERRPGQLSGGQRQRVALGRAMVREPSVFLMDEPLSNLDAALRISMRAEIKHLHAAMGTTFVYVTHDQAEALTLADRIVVMQHGVVQQIGTPDEIYEKPANMFVASFLGSPPINYLRGTLQQQGDAVSFVNGEVRLDLDAATTARIKGRPDEVVIGIRPEDVEPNGASGPVLDGLVDSVLPVGSDRFLGLKLNETDLFIRVGKEARQQEGDRISFALVPERIHVFDGASGKNIAAAS, encoded by the coding sequence ATGGCACGCATTCAATTCAAGGGCATAACCAAGAACTATGCCGGCGGCGTCATTGCCGTGGATACACTGGACCTCGAGATCCGCGACCGCGAGTTCCTGGTCCTGCTCGGACCGTCGGGCTGCGGGAAGTCGACCACTCTCAACATGATCGCCGGTCTCGAGGATCCGACGTCGGGTGAGCTCTGGTTCGACGACCTCGACGTCACCTTCCTGCCGCCGCACAAGCGCGACGTTGCGATGGTGTTCCAAAGCTATGCGCTCTATCCGCACAAGAACGTCTACGAGAACATCGCGTTCGGCCTGCGCATGCGCAAGGTGGCGAATGACGAGATCGAGCGCCGCGTGCGCGACGCCGCCCGCAAGCTCGAGATCGAGCATCTGCTCGAGCGTCGGCCCGGCCAGCTTTCCGGCGGCCAGCGCCAGCGCGTCGCGCTGGGGCGCGCCATGGTCCGCGAACCGTCCGTGTTCCTGATGGACGAACCGCTTTCCAATCTCGACGCCGCACTGCGCATCTCGATGCGCGCGGAGATCAAGCATCTCCATGCCGCGATGGGCACGACATTCGTCTATGTGACGCACGACCAGGCCGAGGCGCTCACCCTTGCAGACCGTATCGTGGTGATGCAGCACGGCGTCGTCCAGCAGATCGGAACGCCTGACGAGATCTACGAGAAGCCGGCTAACATGTTCGTCGCCTCCTTCCTCGGCTCGCCGCCGATCAACTACCTGCGCGGCACGCTTCAGCAGCAGGGCGACGCGGTCAGCTTCGTCAACGGCGAGGTCCGCCTCGACCTCGACGCCGCGACGACGGCGCGCATCAAAGGGCGGCCCGACGAGGTTGTCATCGGCATCCGGCCGGAGGATGTCGAGCCGAACGGCGCCAGCGGACCTGTGCTGGACGGCCTTGTGGACAGCGTGCTGCCGGTCGGTTCGGATCGCTTCCTCGGCCTCAAGCTGAACGAGACCGATCTTTTCATCCGCGTCGGCAAGGAAGCGCGACAGCAGGAAGGAGACCGCATCAGCTTCGCCCTCGTGCCGGAGCGCATCCATGTCTTCGACGGCGCAAGCGGAAAGAACATCGCAGCCGCATCATGA
- a CDS encoding ABC transporter ATP-binding protein has protein sequence MSYISPVNRADQPAGAFLAPRETGLGKRIGDVILDVRNISLRFGGVKALTDISFDVREHEVRAIIGPNGAGKSSMLNCINGVYAPQEGTITFRGQTFKHMNSRAVAEMGIARTFQNLALFKGMSVIENIMTGRNLFMKSNLLLQALRLGPAGREEVRHRAFVEHIIDFLEIQQHRNTPVGQLPYGLQKRVDLGRALAMEPRMLLLDEPMAGMNVEEKQDMCRFILDVNDEFGTTVVLIEHDMGVVMDISDRVVVLDYGKKIGDGTPDEIRNNEDVIAAYLGNSH, from the coding sequence ATGAGCTACATCAGCCCGGTCAACCGAGCCGACCAGCCCGCCGGCGCCTTCCTGGCGCCGCGGGAGACCGGCCTCGGCAAGAGAATTGGCGACGTCATCCTGGACGTCAGGAACATCAGCCTGCGGTTCGGCGGGGTGAAGGCCCTGACCGACATCTCCTTTGACGTGCGCGAGCACGAGGTGCGCGCCATCATCGGGCCGAACGGCGCCGGCAAGAGCTCGATGCTCAATTGCATCAATGGCGTCTACGCCCCGCAGGAAGGGACGATCACCTTTCGCGGCCAGACCTTCAAGCACATGAACAGCCGTGCAGTCGCCGAGATGGGCATCGCGCGGACCTTCCAGAATCTCGCTCTGTTCAAGGGAATGAGCGTGATCGAGAACATCATGACCGGCCGCAACCTGTTCATGAAGAGCAACCTGCTTCTCCAGGCGCTGCGCCTGGGGCCGGCAGGGCGCGAAGAGGTTCGCCACCGCGCCTTTGTCGAACACATCATCGACTTCCTTGAAATCCAGCAGCATCGCAACACGCCGGTCGGTCAGTTGCCCTACGGCCTGCAGAAGCGGGTCGATCTCGGCCGCGCCCTGGCCATGGAGCCCAGGATGCTGCTCCTGGACGAGCCGATGGCCGGCATGAATGTCGAAGAGAAGCAGGACATGTGCCGCTTCATCCTCGACGTCAATGACGAGTTCGGAACCACCGTGGTGCTGATCGAACACGACATGGGGGTGGTGATGGACATCTCCGACCGGGTGGTCGTGCTCGACTACGGCAAGAAGATCGGTGACGGAACCCCCGATGAAATCCGCAACAATGAAGATGTGATCGCCGCCTACCTGGGAAACAGTCACTGA
- a CDS encoding branched-chain amino acid ABC transporter permease: MSGVLYSLVALGFVLILKTSGVFNFAQGAMVLFAALAMARVAEWLPQWLGFESLLLANIVAFAIAGAIMCVVAWLVERLVLRHLVNQSDATLLMATLGIAYFLDGLGQTAFGSGIYSIDVGMPKDPIFVLESVFPGGILLNKEDLIATVIASALVGLLTLFFMKTSTGRALRAVADDHQAAQSIGIPLNRIWVIVWCVAGVVALVAGVIWGSKLGVQFSLSTVALRALPVIILGGLTSIPGAIVGGLIIGVGEKLSELYLGPMIGGGIEIWFAYVLALVFLLFRPQGLFGEKIIDRV; this comes from the coding sequence ATGTCGGGCGTGCTCTATTCCCTGGTCGCGCTCGGCTTCGTGCTGATCCTCAAGACCTCGGGAGTCTTCAACTTCGCGCAAGGCGCCATGGTGCTGTTTGCGGCGCTTGCGATGGCGCGCGTTGCCGAGTGGCTGCCCCAATGGCTGGGCTTTGAAAGCCTGCTTCTGGCCAACATCGTCGCCTTCGCCATTGCCGGCGCCATCATGTGCGTGGTGGCGTGGCTGGTGGAGCGGCTCGTCCTTCGCCATCTGGTCAACCAGAGCGACGCCACGCTGCTGATGGCGACGCTCGGCATTGCCTATTTCCTCGATGGGCTGGGGCAGACCGCTTTCGGCAGCGGCATCTATTCGATCGATGTCGGCATGCCCAAGGACCCGATCTTCGTGCTGGAATCCGTCTTTCCGGGCGGCATACTGCTCAACAAGGAAGACCTGATCGCTACCGTCATCGCTTCGGCCCTGGTGGGCCTGCTCACCCTGTTCTTCATGAAGACGTCGACCGGCCGGGCGCTGCGCGCGGTGGCCGACGACCACCAGGCGGCACAGTCGATCGGCATTCCGCTCAATCGCATCTGGGTCATCGTCTGGTGCGTAGCCGGCGTGGTCGCACTCGTCGCCGGCGTGATCTGGGGCTCCAAGCTCGGCGTGCAGTTCTCGCTGTCGACGGTCGCGCTGCGGGCGCTGCCGGTGATCATCCTCGGCGGGCTGACCTCCATCCCCGGCGCCATCGTCGGCGGACTGATCATCGGGGTAGGAGAAAAGCTCTCCGAACTCTACCTCGGCCCGATGATCGGCGGCGGCATCGAGATCTGGTTCGCCTATGTGCTGGCCTTGGTCTTCCTGCTGTTTCGTCCGCAGGGGCTCTTCGGCGAAAAGATCATCGACCGCGTCTGA
- a CDS encoding ABC transporter ATP-binding protein has product MSNPDIVLDVNGIEVIYNHVILVLKGVSLTVPAGKVVALLGGNGAGKTTTLRAVSSLLKAERGAVTKGSIELRGERIENMTPSDLVQRGVVQVMEGRHCFGHLTIEENLLAGAYTRTDKGEISANLDKVYAYFPRLKTRRTSQSAYTSGGEQQMCAIGRALMTNPSVVLLDEPSMGLAPQIVEEVFEIVRDLNAKEKVTFLLAEQNTNMALKYADYGYIMESGRIVMDGEAAELRNNEDVKEFYLGMYGEQRKSYKNFKSYKRRKRWLT; this is encoded by the coding sequence ATGAGCAATCCAGACATCGTTCTCGACGTCAACGGGATCGAGGTGATCTACAATCACGTGATCCTCGTGCTCAAGGGAGTCTCGCTGACCGTGCCGGCCGGCAAGGTGGTGGCGCTGCTGGGCGGCAATGGCGCGGGCAAGACCACGACCCTGCGCGCCGTTTCAAGTCTCCTCAAGGCCGAACGCGGCGCGGTTACCAAGGGCAGCATCGAACTGCGCGGCGAGCGCATCGAGAACATGACGCCGTCCGATCTGGTCCAGCGCGGTGTGGTGCAGGTCATGGAAGGCCGGCATTGCTTCGGTCACCTGACCATCGAAGAGAACCTTCTCGCCGGCGCCTATACAAGGACGGACAAGGGAGAAATCTCGGCCAACCTGGACAAGGTCTACGCCTATTTTCCCCGCTTGAAGACGCGCCGCACGTCGCAGTCCGCCTATACGTCGGGCGGCGAACAGCAGATGTGCGCGATCGGCCGCGCCTTGATGACCAACCCGAGCGTGGTGCTGCTGGACGAACCCTCCATGGGGCTGGCGCCGCAGATCGTGGAAGAAGTCTTCGAGATCGTCAGGGACCTCAACGCCAAGGAAAAGGTCACCTTCCTGCTGGCCGAGCAGAACACCAACATGGCGCTCAAATATGCCGACTACGGCTACATCATGGAGTCGGGACGCATCGTGATGGATGGCGAGGCCGCCGAACTGCGCAACAACGAGGACGTCAAGGAGTTCTACCTCGGCATGTATGGCGAGCAGCGCAAGTCCTACAAGAACTTCAAGAGCTACAAGCGCCGCAAGCGCTGGTTGACGTAG
- a CDS encoding carbohydrate ABC transporter permease, giving the protein MATSSSTARRKRALMQNLRVLGLAIASLVFLLYVLAPVAWLVSSSLQQEAALTSVPPQWIPKDPHLDNFRVIFSADDQERVTYETRRAADPASGGFIPSTAKNLLPAMGNSFIVSVAVVILNLLVAVPAAYALAKIRFRGRNASVYGILITRVIPDIALVVPFFLFIRNLGLLDTLSSLVITYLAVTVPFSVFILVSYFEQLPDELDKAARVDGCSRLQTMTRVFLPLAAPSLVALSLFAFLTSWNEFLLALMFTQTAASQTLPIIVASFTSDFTISFSFINAAGVLAIIPPVILAIIFQRYIVSGLTAGAVKG; this is encoded by the coding sequence ATGGCGACCAGTTCCTCGACGGCGCGCCGTAAACGCGCCCTCATGCAGAACCTGAGGGTGCTCGGTCTGGCGATCGCCTCGTTGGTTTTCCTGCTCTACGTGCTGGCTCCGGTGGCATGGCTGGTGTCCTCCTCGCTGCAGCAGGAGGCCGCGCTCACCTCGGTGCCCCCGCAGTGGATCCCAAAAGATCCACACCTCGACAATTTCCGGGTCATCTTCTCGGCGGACGACCAGGAGCGGGTAACGTATGAAACTCGCCGCGCGGCCGATCCGGCGAGCGGCGGCTTCATTCCATCGACGGCCAAGAACCTGCTTCCCGCGATGGGCAACAGCTTCATCGTGTCGGTCGCCGTGGTGATCCTCAACCTGCTGGTGGCGGTTCCGGCCGCGTATGCGCTGGCCAAGATCCGTTTCCGCGGCCGCAATGCGTCCGTCTACGGCATCCTGATCACGCGCGTTATCCCCGATATCGCGCTGGTGGTGCCGTTCTTCCTGTTCATCCGCAATCTCGGCCTGCTCGACACGCTGTCGTCGCTGGTGATCACCTATCTGGCGGTCACGGTGCCGTTCTCGGTGTTCATCCTCGTCAGCTATTTCGAACAATTGCCGGACGAACTGGACAAGGCCGCCCGCGTCGACGGCTGCTCGCGCCTTCAGACGATGACCAGGGTGTTCCTGCCGCTAGCGGCGCCCTCGCTGGTCGCGCTGTCGCTGTTCGCGTTCCTCACGAGCTGGAACGAGTTCCTGCTGGCGCTGATGTTCACGCAGACCGCCGCGTCGCAGACGCTGCCAATCATCGTGGCGTCGTTCACGTCCGACTTCACCATCTCCTTCTCCTTCATCAATGCCGCAGGCGTGCTCGCCATCATCCCCCCTGTGATCCTGGCGATCATCTTCCAGCGCTACATTGTCTCCGGTCTGACGGCCGGAGCGGTCAAAGGATAG
- a CDS encoding ABC transporter substrate-binding protein, translating into MSKLPFVSRRQFLKSSSAAMLAGGAGLSLPMSARAAETIHFSTWSAAVDLVQSHISAFEAANPDVKISYSNAPWAQYRESSITKFVGGAPMDMLWVSDTWLPEWAEAGWLAPIDQYDALTKYNADTDDFSLQSMMYGGKQYGLTYYNDYIAFLYNAEILEKAGIQAPPATWEEVIEQSKIIKEKGLSDAPLMIGMAQESWLVEFLSTLVFSHGGRLVDDEGNAVMADPQGGAVAAATWLKSAVDAGVLPASCVETGELACLKSFGAGQNAFTMVAKYRLRMLNDPAQSPAAGKIKQALMPKGGANGTNETVGYIRFYGMTPGAQETEERAAAVVKLMEWFGGKANGEYVLQKLLFKDLGLGFATKSLFDDPEIRDGYSAFADVDLVSKQQSLARKKDVIAPWFGEWNDVNGTAWQRVILGQATPEEALKASGETWDKLKKSA; encoded by the coding sequence GTGTCCAAGTTGCCATTCGTCAGTCGTCGCCAATTCCTGAAGTCGTCCTCCGCCGCCATGCTTGCGGGCGGCGCCGGCCTTTCGCTCCCCATGAGCGCAAGGGCGGCCGAGACGATTCACTTTTCCACCTGGTCCGCGGCCGTGGATCTCGTGCAAAGCCACATTTCCGCATTCGAGGCCGCCAACCCGGATGTGAAGATTTCCTATTCGAACGCGCCCTGGGCGCAGTATCGCGAAAGCTCCATCACCAAGTTCGTGGGCGGCGCGCCGATGGACATGCTGTGGGTGTCCGACACCTGGCTGCCGGAGTGGGCTGAGGCGGGCTGGCTGGCGCCGATCGACCAGTACGACGCGCTCACCAAGTACAATGCAGACACCGACGACTTCAGCCTCCAGTCGATGATGTACGGCGGCAAGCAGTATGGCCTGACCTACTACAACGACTACATCGCCTTCCTCTATAATGCGGAGATCCTGGAGAAGGCCGGCATCCAGGCGCCGCCCGCCACCTGGGAAGAGGTGATCGAGCAGTCGAAGATCATCAAGGAGAAGGGGCTTTCGGACGCGCCGCTGATGATCGGCATGGCGCAGGAAAGCTGGCTGGTCGAGTTCCTGTCGACGCTGGTGTTCTCGCATGGCGGCCGTCTGGTCGACGACGAGGGCAACGCCGTCATGGCCGACCCGCAAGGCGGCGCCGTGGCGGCCGCAACCTGGCTGAAGAGCGCGGTCGATGCCGGCGTCCTGCCTGCATCCTGCGTCGAGACCGGCGAGCTTGCCTGTCTCAAGTCGTTCGGCGCCGGCCAGAACGCCTTTACCATGGTGGCGAAGTACCGCCTGCGCATGCTCAACGACCCGGCGCAGTCGCCGGCTGCGGGCAAGATCAAGCAGGCGCTCATGCCGAAGGGCGGCGCCAACGGCACCAACGAGACCGTCGGCTACATCCGCTTCTATGGCATGACGCCGGGTGCGCAGGAGACCGAGGAGCGCGCTGCCGCCGTCGTCAAGCTGATGGAATGGTTCGGCGGCAAGGCCAACGGCGAATACGTGCTGCAGAAGCTGCTGTTCAAGGATCTCGGCCTCGGCTTTGCGACCAAGTCGCTGTTCGACGACCCGGAAATCAGAGACGGCTACTCCGCCTTCGCAGACGTCGATCTGGTCAGCAAGCAGCAGAGCCTTGCACGCAAGAAGGACGTGATCGCGCCGTGGTTCGGCGAGTGGAATGACGTGAACGGAACTGCATGGCAGCGCGTCATCCTCGGGCAGGCAACGCCGGAAGAAGCCCTCAAGGCGTCGGGCGAGACCTGGGACAAGCTCAAGAAGAGCGCCTAA
- a CDS encoding TetR/AcrR family transcriptional regulator gives MSDKRKDPTPRTSTAKKAKPPVPRLRPAERRAQILTNATTYFAEHGLTAQTRAIAEACGVTQRLLYRYFPSKAALMSAVYDEQILAPFKAAWILQLRDRSISIEERIEKFYDDYFYSVLTRKWLRLFMHASLSDLGMAPNYINSIIKQLLVVIAEEVAAAQEVALPQSQARVLEIAWVLHGAVSHFAIRRHLYNADEPVADTEVLKLHVSGFLGGFAAACATARAVEAR, from the coding sequence ATGTCGGACAAGCGCAAGGATCCCACTCCGAGGACCTCGACAGCGAAGAAGGCGAAGCCTCCGGTGCCGCGGTTGCGGCCGGCCGAGCGCCGCGCGCAGATCCTGACGAATGCGACCACCTATTTTGCCGAGCACGGGCTGACGGCGCAGACACGGGCGATTGCCGAGGCCTGCGGCGTCACGCAGCGCCTCCTCTACAGATATTTTCCGTCCAAGGCGGCTCTCATGTCCGCTGTATATGATGAGCAGATACTCGCGCCGTTCAAGGCCGCGTGGATCCTCCAGCTGAGGGACCGATCGATAAGCATCGAAGAGCGTATTGAAAAGTTCTACGACGACTATTTCTATTCTGTCCTTACGCGAAAGTGGCTCAGACTGTTCATGCATGCGTCGTTGAGCGATCTCGGGATGGCGCCGAACTATATCAACTCGATTATAAAGCAGCTTCTTGTGGTGATCGCCGAAGAGGTTGCTGCGGCTCAGGAGGTCGCGCTCCCCCAGAGCCAGGCCCGGGTCCTTGAGATCGCCTGGGTCCTGCACGGCGCCGTGTCCCACTTCGCGATCCGCCGCCACCTCTACAATGCAGACGAACCCGTGGCCGACACGGAAGTGCTGAAATTGCACGTGAGCGGATTTCTCGGCGGCTTCGCCGCAGCATGCGCGACAGCGCGCGCAGTGGAGGCAAGGTAA